CACCAGCACCATACCTGTTAAAACAAAAAATGGAACAGCTAATGGATTGGTATAAAGAAGAAACAGAAGAACTGCAACCGATTACACATGGAGCAATGCTGCATGCGTTTTGCAGTGGTCCATTCTTACATTGATGGAAATGGTCGTGTATCACGGTTACTATTAAATCTGGAACTTATGAAAAATGGCTACCCGCCAATTATCATTAAAGTGGAAAATCGATTGGAATATTATGAAGCGCTGGATAAAGCACATATCGAAGAAGATTGTGATGATTTTATTAGATTGGTCGCAAAGGAAACAGAGGATTCGTTAGACCTGTATTTGTCGACAATAGAAAAGTGAGCGGATGTAAGATGCCCGCTCACTTTTTACTTAAAGCACATACATATACACACAAAGGAAATGAAACAGGCTTCCTACTAAAATAAACACGTGAAAAATCTCGTGGAAGCCCATATGTTTAAACGACAGGAACTTCGGTTTTAACCAGTAGATAAACGCCCCAATTGTGTAGAACACTCCGCCAAGAATAAGCATGAGCATTCCATTTGTACCAATGATTGGTGCGAGCGCGGAACTGTAAAATACAGCAATCCAGCCCATTGCAATGTACAGAAAAGTTGATAACCATCTGGGTGCATGGAACCAAACTATCTTAAACGTGACACCACTTATTGCAATCCCGCTAATAACGCCAAAGAGCACCCAGCCAGTGATACCGTTTAAACTAATCAGGCACAGTGGTGTATAGGTTCCTGCGATTAGCACAAAAATCATGGAGTGGTCAACACGTCGCAAAAATGCAATAACATGATCCTTTGCGACAACCATGTGATAGGTTGCAGAAGCACTGTACAACAATATCATGCTTGTTCCAAAAATAATCACCGCCACGATTGCGAGGGATGAATTTGTCGTTTCTGCAGCCTTTATGACCATTGCAAGTAATCCCACAACCGATAAAACAGCACCAAACAAGTGTGTCAGCCCATTGATCGGTTCGCGAATGTAAACACCCATTTTTATCAACACCTTTATAAGTGGTTTTAAAAACTATATAGTAATAATATACCTATCAGAACAAGTAGTCAATATTTACTTTGGAATATTCCTGCATTATAATAAAGTAAAATGCAGCGAATTGGAGTTTTATTATGAAAAAATTGGAAGAGATTATAGAAAATATGCATTTGGATACCCGTTTATCTTTGGATGAAATACCGGATTTAAATTTGTATATGGATCAGGTTATCCAATTATTTGAAAAAAAATTTGCGAATTCCAGACGAAATGACGATGAAAAAGTTCTGACGAAAACGATGATTAATAACTATGCAAAGGGGAAATTATTTTTTCCGATTAATAATAAAAAATACTCGAAAGATCATTTAATTCTTATCAGCATGATTTACCAGATGAAAGGTGCACTATCGATTAACGATGTGAAGCAGACATTGGACCAATTAAATAAAAAAGTAACGGATGACGAATTTGATTTAAAAAATCTTTATAACCGTTATCTCCAGTTGGATGAAAACAATGTCGGGATGTTTAA
The genomic region above belongs to Virgibacillus doumboii and contains:
- a CDS encoding DUF1836 domain-containing protein, with amino-acid sequence MKKLEEIIENMHLDTRLSLDEIPDLNLYMDQVIQLFEKKFANSRRNDDEKVLTKTMINNYAKGKLFFPINNKKYSKDHLILISMIYQMKGALSINDVKQTLDQLNKKVTDDEFDLKNLYNRYLQLDENNVGMFKENIQEHKNEVANEVEKLDDKDSEYLEQLLMVTVLTNMSNFYRRAAENLVDEMAEDERKE
- the trhA gene encoding PAQR family membrane homeostasis protein TrhA produces the protein MGVYIREPINGLTHLFGAVLSVVGLLAMVIKAAETTNSSLAIVAVIIFGTSMILLYSASATYHMVVAKDHVIAFLRRVDHSMIFVLIAGTYTPLCLISLNGITGWVLFGVISGIAISGVTFKIVWFHAPRWLSTFLYIAMGWIAVFYSSALAPIIGTNGMLMLILGGVFYTIGAFIYWLKPKFLSFKHMGFHEIFHVFILVGSLFHFLCVYMYVL